In the Pseudonocardia sediminis genome, GAACTTCCCGCACCAGTTCGGGGTCGACCTGATCCGCGCGTTCAACGACGTGCACCGCGACCTCTGGCTGGCCGACGACCCGCGCTTCTACTCCTCGATCAACGTGCTGGTCGAGGACCCGGCGGAGGCCGTCCGCGAGATCACCCGCTGCAAGGAGGGCCCGCGCGGGGACAAGTTCGTGCAGGTCCTGCTCGAGCCGCGGACCGAGCACGCGATCGGGCACCCGAAGTACTGGCCGATCCTCGAGGCCTGCCAGCACTACGGCCTGCCGCTGGGCTTCCACACCTCGCCCGGCCGCAAGATGACCGCCAACGGCACGGTCAACTACTACTTCGAGTGGCACACCGGCTTCCCGCTGCGGAACTACACGCTCGCCTCCAGCCTGATCTTCGAGGGCGCGTTCGACGAGTTCCCGGGCCTGAAGATCGCGCTGATCGAGCAGGCGTGGTCCTGGGCGATGCCGTTCTCGTGGCGCCTGGACAAGAGCTGGAACATGCTCAGGGCCGAGGTCCCGCACCTGCAGCGCAAGCCGTCGGAGTACCTGGCCGAGCACTTCTGGTTCGCCACCCAGCCGATGGAGGAGCCGGAGAACGGCGAGGAGTTCGGCCCGCTGCTGGACATGTTCCACGCCCTGTTCGGCACCGGGCACATGATGTTCTCCTCGGACTACCCGCACTGGGACTCCGACTCCCCCTACGAGTCGGTACCGAGCAACCTCTCCTCCGACGTCCGCCGCAAGATCCTCGGCGAGAACGCGAGCACCCTCTACGGCATCCCGCTGCTGGCCGGGACCGGCGTCCGCGCGTCCGGTATCGCCGCATGAGCACCGCACCGGTGGGTGGCCGCAACGGCGCTGTCCCCCACCGGTGCGCGTCCGGCTCCGGCAACGGCCGGTAACGTGGCGCCCACGATGACCACCGAGAGCAGCGCAGTCGGAACGAGAGTGGGCGCTGACCAGAGCCCTCCACTCGACGTCGGCTACGGCCGCGCCGGTGACCGGGTGACGGCCGCGTTGCGCGAGATGATCGCCAACGGTCAGCTCGAACCCGGCGAGCACCTGCGCCAGGACGAGCTCGCCACCCGCCTGGGCAGCACCCGGGTCCCGGTCCGCGAGGCGTTCAAGACCCTCGCCGCCGAAGGCGTGCTGCACCATCGCCGCAACCACGGCCACTACGTCGCGAAGCTGACCGCCGCCGAGCTGGCCGAGATCTGCTGGCTGCGCGACGCGTGCGAGAACCGCCTGGCCGCGACCGCCCGCCGTCCCGGTGAGGACGAGCTCGCCGGCCTGCGTGCCAGCAACGACGCCATGTACGCCCTCACCGGTGGTACCGCCTACGAGATCGTGCAGGCCGACCGCCTCTTCCACGAACGGTTCTGGGTGCTCTCCCCGATGCGGATCGTCGCCGGTGAGACGGCCCGGATGTGGGCGCTGATCCAGCCCTACCGCTCGTTCATGGACTACGGCGAGGCCGTCGTCTCGCGCATGCACGGCGAGCACACCGAGATCGTCGACGCCCTGGCCGCGGGCGACACCGCCCGCTACTGCACGGCCGTCGAACTCCACCAGCGCCACATCTACGACGTCATCGACGACCTCGCCGCCCGGGAGGATGACGGCGTCGCCGTCTGAGCCCTTCGGCCCCTCTCCGGCGCCGGGAACACGACCGGCGTCGCCCGCCGGCCGGTCCCCGAGGGTTCGGTGGACAGGTGATCGACTCCTGTGGTCATGTTCAAGCCGCTCAAGGCCAGGAGATGACCACAGCCGTCGATCACGTTGTCGTCCGTGAACGTCCTGCGCGATCCGGCCACGGGATCCGATGCGGGGCGCGGACGGTGGGCCGATGTCGAAGCTCGAGGACCTGCTGCTGCGCCAGAACGGGGTGATCACCCGGGAGCAGGCCGTGCGCTGCGGGTTGTCGGACCGGACCGTGTCCCGCCGGGTCGCTGCCGGTGCTTGGCGCACGCTGTATCCCGGCGTGTTCCTGGTCGGCGGGCACCGGCTCACCGACGCTGCCCGGGTCCGGGCGGCGTCACTGTGGGGAGGTCCGGAAGCAGTGGTGAGCGGACCTGCGGCCGCGTTCTGGCTGAGGATGACCGAGCGATTCGACGGCTCGGTCGACCTGACCGTCCATTCGACGACCCGCCGACGCCCGAGGCCGGGGGTCCGGGTCCGGCGGCGCGACCTGAGACCGGCGGACCGCGTGATGGTCAACGGCCTCGCGGTGACCGAGCCGGGTCTCACCGCGCTGGAAGCCGCCGCGGTACTGCCCGACGGGGTCGCCTTTCTCGACCGTGTCCTGCAGCAACATCACGTCCGGTTCGAGCACCTGCACGAGGCCTACTGCGGAGCGGTCGGTGCCCACGGGATGGCGCGGGCCGGGGTGTTGCTGCGGGAGTGCGCCGACCGGGCGGACTCGCGGGCCGAACGCCGTCTGGTCAGAGTGCTGCGCCGCGCCGGGATCACCGGCTTCGTCGTCGGCCATCCGCTCGGCCGTATGAAGATCGACATCGCGTTTCCCGACGCCCGATTGGCGATCGAGCTGGACAGCTGGGCCTGGCACACCGACCACGACCGGTTCGAGGCGGACCGGGAGAAGGGCAACGCCCTGACCGATGCCGGATGGAACCTGCTGCGCATCACATGGAAGGAGCTGACCGAGCACTCGGACCGGGTGGTGGCACGGGTCCGATCGGCCCTGCTCCGCGCCGCATGATCGATTTCGGTGGGAACCTTCGGGCCACTAGTGGCCCGGAACTGTCTACATCTGACGATCATGGACAGGTTGGAACGGGCCGTAGGGCTGCCCGGGTGTCGAGGCGTCGCCAGCCCGCCTCGTGAGTGGAAATCATCGCCAGGGCGACGATTTCCGCGCACGGGTCGGTCCGGCGACGGCGGTCAGGACGGTGGGCGGGGGACGCCGTCGTGGCGGCCCAGGGCCGCGCCGATCGCGGTGAGGACGGCGGCGGCGATCACCATCACCGCGACCGGCCAGGGGCTCCCGCCGACGGCACCGGTGAGGGCGGCGGCGACGAACGGGGCCGGGCCGGCCAGGAACGCGCTGTTGAGCTCGCGGGTCGTGGCCACCCCGGCGAAACGGCGACGGGTGCCGAACAGCCCGGCCAGGAACTTGCCCTGCGCCCCCGCGCACGCCGCCCAGCCGATCGCGTAGTTGACGACCAGCGCGACCACGACCAGCACCGGGTCGCCGGTCTGCAGGAGCGCGAAGAACGGGAACGCGAACACGGCCAGGAACACCGTGCCGCCCAGGAACACCCGGGCGCTGCCGATCCGGTCCGACAGCGCACCGAACCCCACGCAGGTCACGGCCGAGACCGCGGCCAGCAGCAGCACCCCGAGCAGCGCGACGCCCGCGGACACGTCCTGCGCCGACGTCACGTAGCTGATCGCGTAGACCGACGTCACGTACCCGCCGACGCCCACCGCCGTCGGTGCCAGGAGACCTGCGGCCCAGGACCGTGCGCCACCGCGATCGACCTCCCCCGGGAGGTCCGAGACCGTGACATCCGAGGCCGCGAGGTCCTGGGCCGCGACACCGGACGAGGCCCGGAACGCCGCCGACTCCTCGATCCGTGATCGCGCGACGAGCGCCGCGATCACCACGACGGCGCTGAGCAGGAACGGGATCCGCCAGCCGTAGGCGAGCATGTCGCCCTCGGGCAGGACGACTTCGAGCACCGCGAACACCGCCGTCGACAGCAGCAGGCCCACCGACGTCGCCGCGCTGGAGAACGACGCCAGGAACGCCTGACGCCGCGGCGGCGCGCTCTCGGTGACGTAGACGAACGCCCCGGCCAGCTCCGCCCCCGCGCCGAAGCCCTGCACCAGGCGCAGGGCCACCAGCAGGACGGGGGCGAGCACCCCGGCCGTCGCGGCGGTGGGCAGGACGCCCATCAGCGTCGTCGCGATCCCCATCAGGAGGACGGTGAACAGCAGCACCGGCCGCCGTCCCCAGCGGTCGCCGGCCCAGCCGAGCACGATTCCGCCGACCGGGCGCGCCACGAACCCGACCGCGAACGTGGCCAGGCTGAGCAGCGTGCCGGTGAGCTCGGAGGCGCCGGAGAAGAACAGTGGCCGGATGTAGAGCGCCGCGGCGATCCCGTAGAGGCCGTAGTCATACCACTCGACGACGCTGCCGACCCCTCCCGCGACGGCGGCCCGGCGTGCCGTGCGGTCGACGACGGGGAGGGTCGCGGTCATGTCAGAGCCGGTACCAGCGCCGCGCGGTCTCGGACATCACGTTGGCCCGCATGGTCTCGGGCAGGACCTGCAGGAACTCGGCGATGTCGTCGTCGTGGCGGTGCGGGTAGTCGGTGCCGAACATCAGCAGGTCGTCGGTGCCGAGCCACTCGACGATCTTGGCCATGTGCTCCGGCGGACCCGAGTCGATCGGGGCGACGGAGAACCGGAAGTGCTCGCGCACCAGGTCCATCGGCGGGCGGTCCACCCACGGGATCTCCCGGCGCAGACCCTTCCACTCCTTGTTCATCCGCCATCCCCAGGTGGGGATCCAGGTGAAGCCGCAGTCGAGCATCGAGATCCGCAGCTCCGGGAACTTCCGCAGCACGCCCTCGGCGATCATCGAGATGACCTGCGCCGCGTAGACCTGGGTCTCGGCGGCGTACTCCTCGACGTACCAGGACGGGAACCCGCTGGTCGACGGCGAGCCGTCCGGGGTGCCGCCCCAGTGCATGCCGACGACCAGGTCGTTGCGCACCGCGGCGTCGAAGAACGGCCACCAGATCCGCTGGCCGTAGAGGGTCTCCGAGCGGACCGGCAGCATGACCTGCTTGAACCCGGGATGACCGCCGATCCGGTCGATCTCGTCGGCGGCGGCCTGCGGGTCGCGCGCGGGCACGACCAGCGAGCCGACCAGGCGCGGGTCGCGGTCGAGCCACTCCGCGACCAGCCAGTCGTTCACCGAGCGGGCCAGGGCGGCGGCCCAGTCCGGGTGGCGCAGCGAGTCGATCGCGTAGTAGCAGTTCAGGACGGCCTTCTCGACCTGCCACGGGTCCAGGATGTGGCGCTGCAGCGCGCCCAGGTCCGACGCCGGCGGGCCGTCGTCGAGGCGCCACTCGTCACGGGACGTGGTGGGCGCGTTCGGCGGGTAGGCGATCTTGAGCCCGGACGGGCCGGCCCAGCCGCGCTCCTGGGCCCACTGCACCCAGACCCGCTCCTGGTACTTCTGCAGCGTCTCCAGCGAGGGGACGTTCGCGTGCACGTCGGCATCGATCACGGACCCGGACCACAGGGCCGTGCGGGTCGTGTTCTCGAGCAGTGCGGTGGTCATCGACTCGGTTCCTCTCACTTGCGGCAGGTCAGCGGCAGCAGGTCACTTACGGCGGGGACGGCCGGTGCTGACCACGACGTAGTCCTGCTCCACCACGACCTCGAACGTCTCCGCGGTGTACGGGCCGGGGACGCGCCCGTCGGCCTCGGGGGCGGCGCCGGTGTCGGCCTCGGGGGTGCCCGGTGCGCCGGGGGCGGCGGCCGGGGCGTCGGCGGCGACGTCGGCACCACTGCGGACCTCGACCGGGAAACGCTTGGCCTTCACCCGCTTCGGGTCGAAGTAGGACTGACCGGTGTGGACGTCGAACTCCCAGCCGTGCAGCGGGCAGGTCAGGAACTTGCGGCTCTCGTCGAGCCGGACGTCACCGGGACCCGACGACTCCACCAGCCCGATCACCGCGCCCTCGCACAGCGGCCCGGACATGTGCGGGCAGCGGTGCAGGAACGCGACGTACTCGCCGTCGATGTTGAAGATCCCGATCTGCCGCCCGTCCAGCTCCACGATCCGGCGCGACCCGGGCGGGATCTCGTCGGTGCGGGCGACGACGTGCTTGCCCCCGCGCGGACGTTCGGTGGGTGCGGTCATGTCCGTCCTTCCATCGTGGTCATCGCGGTCACGCCTCGCGCAGGGCGCGCTGCTTCATCTCCGGCGCGAACCACGCCGCGCCCGCGCTGAGCAGGCAGACGACGAGCATGAACACGGCGACGTAGGTGTAGTTCGGGGCGCCACCGGCCGCGACCAGCAGCGACGTCGCGATCAGCGGGCCGAAGCCACCACCGATCGCGCCGGCGACCTGGTAGCCCAGCGACGCGCCGGTGTAGCGGGTGCCGGTGGTGAACAGCTCGGCCAGGAACGCGCCCATCGGGCCGTACATCATGCCGTGCGCGACGTAGGTGAACAGGAACGCGACGAGCAGCACCGCCCACGACCCGCTGTCGAACGCGGCGAACAACGTGAACGCGCTGATCCCGAGCAGGGCACCGCCCCAGTAGTAGATCTTCCGCCGTCCGATGTGGTCGGAGAGCAGGCCGAACAGCGGCATCGCGATCAGCTCGACGACATTGGCGATGCTCTGCGCCGTCAGCACCTCGGCCCGGGAGAACCCGACCTGCGTGCCGTAGGACGCGCCGAACGTGATGAACACGGCGCTGGCCGCGAACGGCCCGATCACCAGCAGCACGCCGACGACGACGTTGCGCCAGTCCTTGGTCATGATCTCGATGAACGGCGCCTTGGCCGGTTTCGTCTTCTGCTCCTGACGAGCGCGTTCGAAGACCGGACTCTCGTCGACCCCCAGGCGCACCCAGAGACCGACCCCGACCAGCACGATCGAGGCCAGGAACGGCAGGCGCCAGCCCCAGCTCAGCAGGTCCTCCTGCGGCAGCAGCGAGAGCAGCGCGAACACCGCCGTCGACAGCGTGACGCCGGTGGGCACGCCCATCATGCCGACGCTGCCCCACAGGCCGCGCCGCCTGTCGTCGAAGTGCTCGATGGCCATCAGGACGCCACCGCCCCACTCGCCGCCGGCGGCCAGCCCCTGGATGACGCGCGCGGTGACCAGCAGGATCGGGGCCCAGATGCCGATCTGCTCGTACGTCGGCAGCAGACCGACGATGACGGTCCCGAATCCCATCAGGATGATCGAGAGGACCAGCATCTTCTTGCGGCCGATCCGGTCACCGAAGTGCCCGGCGATGATGCCGCCGATCGGGCGGGCCAGGAAGCCGCTGGCCAGCGTGCCGAACGCGGCCAGGGTCCCGATCAGCGAGTCGACCTCGGGGAAGAACAGGACGTTGAAGACGATCGCCGCCGCGGTCCCGTAGATGTAGAAGTCGAACCACTCGATGACCGTGCCGATGTAGGTCGAGGTCAGGATGCGGCGCTTGGAGTTGCGCCGCTTACTGCCGGTCCGAGACGACCCGTCGTGGGTGTCTGCCGAAAGTGCCACGCTGCACTCCTGGAAGCCGTGGTGGGGGAAGGACGGGAGCGGCGGGCCTCAGCCCGCGGCCTCGACGATGGCGTGTGCGGGGCATCCCGCGATGGCCCGCCGAGCGGCGGCCTCCTGGCCCTCGGGAACGGTGCCGTCACCCTTCTCGGTGGCGTAGCCGTCCTCGTCGAGGTCGAACAGGTCGGGCGCGTGGCCGTCGCAGAGTCCGAAACCGTCGCACAGATCGGGATCGACCGTGATCCTCATGTGAGCGCACCTCCAGGCGTCACCGACGCCGGACAGCAGCGTCCGGGGCCGTCGTTCGGGCGCCGAGAACATAACATGTTCTTTCCGTCGAACGCAGCCCTCCGAGCGAGATCATCAGTGCTCAGAGCACCTGTCGGCCCGGCTGCGGGACAGCGCGTTCAGCGCACCTGCAGACCGTTCAGGAGCGTGTCCGCGTAGGCCTCGCCGATCTCGCGCGCCGGGATGGCCGTGTCCTCCGGGCGGTACCAGCGGTTACTCCAGGCGACCATGCCGATGATCCCGTAGGCGATCACCCACGGCTGCGTCCCGACCGCGAACGTCCCCTCGTCCACCCCCGCCTGCACGACGGCGACGACGGCGTTCTCGTAGCGCTTGTTGTACCCGCGCATCCGCTGCGCCCAGGCCGAGCGGTCCGGCGAGACCGCGCCCAGGTGCTCCTGGATGTAGACGTAGAGGAACGGGTAGCTCTCGGCGTAGGAGACCATCAGCTCGACGACCAGGCGCCGCAGCTTCTCCGGCGCCGTGCCGGGCCCGGCCACGATCTCCTCGGCCGACAGCGCGTTGCGCTCCACCGCCCCGCCGACGACGTCCTGGAACAGCTCCTGCTTGCCGCCGACGTAGTAGTACAGCGACGCGCGGTCCATCGACAGGGCCTCGGCGACGTCGGCCAGCGAGGTCCCCGCGTAGCCGTGGTCCTTGAACAGCTGCCCGGCCGCGGCGACGATCTCGGTCCGCTTCTCCTGGTAGGCGGCCGTGCCCTCGTCCTGGGCGGACTTGCGCCGCTTGCCGATCCCGCTGGTCATGACCGTCAGTCTCCCCGACGCCGGATCATCGGACGGGGGCGGCATCCGGCCAGTACGGCTCGCGCAGGACCTTCTTGAGCACCTTGCCCGACGCGTTGCGCGGCAGCTCGTCGACGAAGTCCACCGAGGTGGGGCACTTGTAGCGGGCCAGACGCTCGCGGGCGTGCGCGACGAGCTCCTCCGGGGAGGGGTCCTCGCCGGGGTTCCGGACCACGAGCGCCTTGACCGTCTCGCCCCAGCGCGGCGACGGGACGCCGATCACCGCGACCTCCGCGACGCCCGGGTGCGAGGCCAGCGCGTTCTCCACCTCGGCCGGGTACACGTTCTCCCCGCCGGAGATCACCATGTCCTTGATCCGGTCGTGCAGGAACAGGTAGCCCTCGTCGTCGGTGTAGGCGGCGTCGCCGGTGCGCAGCCAGCCGTCGCCGCTCAGGGTGGCCGCGGTCTCGTCGTCGCGGCGCCAGTAGCCGGCCATGTTCTGCCCGGACCGGACGCGGATCTCGCCGACCTGCCCGGGCGGGCTCGGCTCGTCGGTCAGCGGGTCGAACACGGCGACGTCGTGCCAGGGCAGGGCCTTGCCGACCGAGCGCAGCAGACCGGCGCGCGGCCCGCCCGGGTCGTGGTCGCCGGGGGCGAGGCTGACGACGGTGCCCGCTGTCTCGGTCATCCCGTAGACGCCGAGGAACCCGCAGCCGAGGCGGTCCATCGCCCGCCGCAGCAGGGCCTCGGTCATCGGTGCCCCGCCGTAGGCGATCAGCTCGAGGCTGGACAGGTCGGTCCGGTCGATCTCGGGCGCGGAGAGCAGCATCTGCACCACGGACGGGACCAGGAACGAGTGCGTCACCCGGTAGCGCTCGATCAGGCGCAGCATGTCGGCCGGGTCGACGGCGGCGACGAGGATCGTGTGCCCGCCCTGCCCCAGCGTGGTGAGCCCGTAGCCGATGCCGCCGATGTGGAACTGCGGCGACGGCACGAGGTTCACCGAGTCGGGGCCCATCGCGTAGAACTCGCGGCCCATCCGCGGGGTGAACGCCAGGTTGGCGTGGGTGAGCCGGGCGCCCTTGGGGACGCCGGTGGTGCCGGAGCTGTAGAGCTGCAGCACCACGTCACCGGGCGCGACCAGGACGTCGGGTGAGGTGGCCGGCTCGTCGGCGATCCACTTCTCGTACCCGGTGTCCAGGTCGACGACCTCGACGCCGTCCGGGACGAGCCCCTGCTCGGCCGTACCCGCCAGCACCAGCCGGGGCCCGGCGTTGTCCAGGACCGCCGCGATCTCCGGGGGCGCCAGCCGCCAGTTCAGCCCGACCAGCACCACACCGGCGCGGGCCGCTCCGAACAGCAGCTCGACGTACTCGGGCCGGTTGCGCGAGAGCACCCCGACCCGGTCCCCGGGGACCAGGCCGTGCCGGCGCAGCGCGTGCGCGACACGGTTGGCCCGCGCGTCCAGCTCGCCGAACGACAGGGTCACGTCGTCGCAGGTCAGAGCCGGGCGCTCCGGGCCGAGTGCGACCAGGTCGGTGAGCATCCCGCCGAGCGTGGACACGAGAGAGACCCTCCTAGTAGCTCTTGGGCAGGCCCAGGCTGTGCTGGGCGACGTGGTTGAGCACCATCTCCTTGCTCACCGGTGCGGTGCGGAACATCCGCGCGGTGAACCACAGATCGGACAGGCCGTACTCGTTGGACAGCCCGTTCCCGCCGTGGGTCTGGATGGCGTGGTCCAGCGCGGCGACGACGGCCTCGCCCGCGGCGTACTTGGCCACCGTCGACGCCTCGCCCGCGTCCGCGCCGGCGTCGGTGAGCTCGGCG is a window encoding:
- a CDS encoding MFS transporter → MALSADTHDGSSRTGSKRRNSKRRILTSTYIGTVIEWFDFYIYGTAAAIVFNVLFFPEVDSLIGTLAAFGTLASGFLARPIGGIIAGHFGDRIGRKKMLVLSIILMGFGTVIVGLLPTYEQIGIWAPILLVTARVIQGLAAGGEWGGGVLMAIEHFDDRRRGLWGSVGMMGVPTGVTLSTAVFALLSLLPQEDLLSWGWRLPFLASIVLVGVGLWVRLGVDESPVFERARQEQKTKPAKAPFIEIMTKDWRNVVVGVLLVIGPFAASAVFITFGASYGTQVGFSRAEVLTAQSIANVVELIAMPLFGLLSDHIGRRKIYYWGGALLGISAFTLFAAFDSGSWAVLLVAFLFTYVAHGMMYGPMGAFLAELFTTGTRYTGASLGYQVAGAIGGGFGPLIATSLLVAAGGAPNYTYVAVFMLVVCLLSAGAAWFAPEMKQRALREA
- a CDS encoding ferredoxin; its protein translation is MRITVDPDLCDGFGLCDGHAPDLFDLDEDGYATEKGDGTVPEGQEAAARRAIAGCPAHAIVEAAG
- a CDS encoding long-chain-fatty-acid--CoA ligase; this encodes MSTLGGMLTDLVALGPERPALTCDDVTLSFGELDARANRVAHALRRHGLVPGDRVGVLSRNRPEYVELLFGAARAGVVLVGLNWRLAPPEIAAVLDNAGPRLVLAGTAEQGLVPDGVEVVDLDTGYEKWIADEPATSPDVLVAPGDVVLQLYSSGTTGVPKGARLTHANLAFTPRMGREFYAMGPDSVNLVPSPQFHIGGIGYGLTTLGQGGHTILVAAVDPADMLRLIERYRVTHSFLVPSVVQMLLSAPEIDRTDLSSLELIAYGGAPMTEALLRRAMDRLGCGFLGVYGMTETAGTVVSLAPGDHDPGGPRAGLLRSVGKALPWHDVAVFDPLTDEPSPPGQVGEIRVRSGQNMAGYWRRDDETAATLSGDGWLRTGDAAYTDDEGYLFLHDRIKDMVISGGENVYPAEVENALASHPGVAEVAVIGVPSPRWGETVKALVVRNPGEDPSPEELVAHARERLARYKCPTSVDFVDELPRNASGKVLKKVLREPYWPDAAPVR
- a CDS encoding TetR/AcrR family transcriptional regulator; this translates as MTSGIGKRRKSAQDEGTAAYQEKRTEIVAAAGQLFKDHGYAGTSLADVAEALSMDRASLYYYVGGKQELFQDVVGGAVERNALSAEEIVAGPGTAPEKLRRLVVELMVSYAESYPFLYVYIQEHLGAVSPDRSAWAQRMRGYNKRYENAVVAVVQAGVDEGTFAVGTQPWVIAYGIIGMVAWSNRWYRPEDTAIPAREIGEAYADTLLNGLQVR
- a CDS encoding GntR family transcriptional regulator, encoding MGADQSPPLDVGYGRAGDRVTAALREMIANGQLEPGEHLRQDELATRLGSTRVPVREAFKTLAAEGVLHHRRNHGHYVAKLTAAELAEICWLRDACENRLAATARRPGEDELAGLRASNDAMYALTGGTAYEIVQADRLFHERFWVLSPMRIVAGETARMWALIQPYRSFMDYGEAVVSRMHGEHTEIVDALAAGDTARYCTAVELHQRHIYDVIDDLAAREDDGVAV
- a CDS encoding amidohydrolase family protein encodes the protein MTTLATPPTAPAAATEEARIPVVDVDVHPTVIVSDESIRERLSQRWLDHLDLIGLRDTSTESRIVPQRQFTHRLDAIDPSGRPGVIPDFTRKQLIDTFDMSGVVLGDATALNLSKGNSNFPHQFGVDLIRAFNDVHRDLWLADDPRFYSSINVLVEDPAEAVREITRCKEGPRGDKFVQVLLEPRTEHAIGHPKYWPILEACQHYGLPLGFHTSPGRKMTANGTVNYYFEWHTGFPLRNYTLASSLIFEGAFDEFPGLKIALIEQAWSWAMPFSWRLDKSWNMLRAEVPHLQRKPSEYLAEHFWFATQPMEEPENGEEFGPLLDMFHALFGTGHMMFSSDYPHWDSDSPYESVPSNLSSDVRRKILGENASTLYGIPLLAGTGVRASGIAA
- a CDS encoding MFS transporter, which produces MTATLPVVDRTARRAAVAGGVGSVVEWYDYGLYGIAAALYIRPLFFSGASELTGTLLSLATFAVGFVARPVGGIVLGWAGDRWGRRPVLLFTVLLMGIATTLMGVLPTAATAGVLAPVLLVALRLVQGFGAGAELAGAFVYVTESAPPRRQAFLASFSSAATSVGLLLSTAVFAVLEVVLPEGDMLAYGWRIPFLLSAVVVIAALVARSRIEESAAFRASSGVAAQDLAASDVTVSDLPGEVDRGGARSWAAGLLAPTAVGVGGYVTSVYAISYVTSAQDVSAGVALLGVLLLAAVSAVTCVGFGALSDRIGSARVFLGGTVFLAVFAFPFFALLQTGDPVLVVVALVVNYAIGWAACAGAQGKFLAGLFGTRRRFAGVATTRELNSAFLAGPAPFVAAALTGAVGGSPWPVAVMVIAAAVLTAIGAALGRHDGVPRPPS
- a CDS encoding Rieske (2Fe-2S) protein is translated as MTAPTERPRGGKHVVARTDEIPPGSRRIVELDGRQIGIFNIDGEYVAFLHRCPHMSGPLCEGAVIGLVESSGPGDVRLDESRKFLTCPLHGWEFDVHTGQSYFDPKRVKAKRFPVEVRSGADVAADAPAAAPGAPGTPEADTGAAPEADGRVPGPYTAETFEVVVEQDYVVVSTGRPRRK
- a CDS encoding type IV toxin-antitoxin system AbiEi family antitoxin domain-containing protein translates to MSKLEDLLLRQNGVITREQAVRCGLSDRTVSRRVAAGAWRTLYPGVFLVGGHRLTDAARVRAASLWGGPEAVVSGPAAAFWLRMTERFDGSVDLTVHSTTRRRPRPGVRVRRRDLRPADRVMVNGLAVTEPGLTALEAAAVLPDGVAFLDRVLQQHHVRFEHLHEAYCGAVGAHGMARAGVLLRECADRADSRAERRLVRVLRRAGITGFVVGHPLGRMKIDIAFPDARLAIELDSWAWHTDHDRFEADREKGNALTDAGWNLLRITWKELTEHSDRVVARVRSALLRAA
- a CDS encoding amidohydrolase family protein; its protein translation is MTTALLENTTRTALWSGSVIDADVHANVPSLETLQKYQERVWVQWAQERGWAGPSGLKIAYPPNAPTTSRDEWRLDDGPPASDLGALQRHILDPWQVEKAVLNCYYAIDSLRHPDWAAALARSVNDWLVAEWLDRDPRLVGSLVVPARDPQAAADEIDRIGGHPGFKQVMLPVRSETLYGQRIWWPFFDAAVRNDLVVGMHWGGTPDGSPSTSGFPSWYVEEYAAETQVYAAQVISMIAEGVLRKFPELRISMLDCGFTWIPTWGWRMNKEWKGLRREIPWVDRPPMDLVREHFRFSVAPIDSGPPEHMAKIVEWLGTDDLLMFGTDYPHRHDDDIAEFLQVLPETMRANVMSETARRWYRL